Proteins encoded within one genomic window of Chlorobaculum sp. MV4-Y:
- a CDS encoding IS3 family transposase: protein MVEKEHSGISMQRQCDLLSIHRSGLYYQPIKTSKLNRELMRLIDEQYLLRPYYGVYRMWQWLSMDKGYKINLKRVRRLYRLMGLEAIGPKPNTSKPAPGHKVYPYLLRGLAIKHSDHVWATDITYVPMAHGFMYLMAIIDLKSRYVLNWSVSNTMDAKWCAEVLLEAVRLHGAPKILNTDQGSQFTSEVFAEAVITESKSALSMDGKGRAIDNVFIERLWRSVKYEYIYLNPPADGLELYKGLKHWFNDYNTVRRHKALDGQVPAKVYSANKRLIPKAA, encoded by the coding sequence CCGATAAAGACCTCGAAGCTGAATCGTGAGCTCATGCGGCTGATTGATGAGCAGTACCTGCTGAGGCCATACTACGGCGTTTACCGTATGTGGCAATGGCTGAGTATGGACAAAGGCTACAAGATCAACCTCAAACGGGTACGGCGGCTCTATCGCCTTATGGGTCTGGAAGCCATCGGCCCCAAGCCGAACACCTCGAAACCGGCGCCGGGCCATAAGGTCTATCCGTATCTGCTCCGGGGACTTGCGATCAAGCACAGCGACCATGTTTGGGCAACTGATATCACCTATGTGCCGATGGCCCATGGATTCATGTACCTGATGGCCATCATCGACCTGAAAAGCCGCTATGTGCTGAACTGGTCGGTGTCGAATACCATGGATGCCAAATGGTGTGCCGAGGTCTTGCTTGAAGCCGTGCGGTTGCACGGGGCACCCAAGATTCTCAACACCGATCAGGGCAGCCAGTTCACCAGCGAGGTCTTTGCCGAAGCCGTCATCACAGAGTCCAAGTCTGCACTCTCCATGGATGGCAAAGGCCGAGCAATTGACAACGTCTTCATCGAACGGTTATGGCGGAGCGTCAAGTATGAGTACATTTACCTGAACCCACCAGCCGATGGTCTCGAACTCTACAAAGGCCTGAAGCATTGGTTCAACGACTACAACACGGTTCGTCGCCACAAAGCGCTTGATGGTCAGGTTCCGGCAAAAGTCTATTCTGCCAATAAACGACTGATTCCGAAAGCCGCATGA
- a CDS encoding PEGA domain-containing protein has product MKFKTLAITGFAIFLSFAFTGCGTITRGTTQALVVESDPPGADVELSNGLRGRTPASFNVKRKENLVVKIKKNGYEPVEANVTSEVGDGGGTAMAGNIIFGGLIGAAIDGGNGSNKTLRPNPVSVKLLPIATKDTLQEQPSQSEQPRKAEQSSNTKKTHKTKQ; this is encoded by the coding sequence ATGAAATTCAAAACCCTTGCCATCACTGGTTTCGCTATTTTCTTATCCTTTGCTTTTACAGGATGTGGAACAATTACCAGAGGAACGACACAAGCTCTTGTCGTTGAATCTGATCCTCCAGGAGCTGACGTTGAACTTTCGAATGGATTGAGAGGTAGAACTCCGGCCAGTTTCAATGTAAAGCGCAAAGAAAATCTGGTTGTTAAAATAAAGAAAAATGGTTATGAGCCTGTAGAGGCAAATGTTACCTCTGAAGTAGGGGATGGTGGTGGAACAGCAATGGCAGGTAATATTATTTTCGGTGGCTTGATCGGAGCAGCTATTGATGGAGGAAATGGATCAAATAAAACATTAAGGCCGAATCCTGTATCTGTAAAGTTACTGCCAATCGCGACAAAGGATACTTTGCAGGAGCAACCTTCTCAGTCAGAGCAACCTAGAAAAGCAGAGCAGTCATCTAATACAAAGAAAACTCATAAAACAAAACAATAA
- a CDS encoding response regulator — protein sequence MGQQTPCDFTTKNENRSNKREANATGRRILTDSFSRNALELFRQSPEEFDVVVTDLTMPEMTGIKLASEIYSIRPDLPVILMTGYEKDMNSSKDMEKCNIVRLLKKPIRFDTMVTAINKAIVGGKKS from the coding sequence ATGGGACAGCAAACGCCTTGTGACTTTACGACAAAAAACGAGAATCGAAGTAATAAACGTGAAGCCAATGCAACTGGCCGCAGAATACTGACAGACAGCTTCTCCCGCAATGCGCTTGAGCTTTTCCGGCAATCACCAGAAGAGTTCGACGTGGTGGTTACGGATTTGACTATGCCAGAAATGACCGGAATCAAACTGGCATCTGAAATTTACTCCATTAGACCCGATTTGCCGGTTATTCTGATGACCGGTTACGAGAAGGATATGAATAGCTCGAAAGATATGGAAAAGTGTAACATCGTTCGTCTGCTGAAAAAGCCGATCAGATTTGACACCATGGTTACGGCCATCAATAAGGCTATTGTCGGCGGCAAAAAATCATAA